Proteins encoded together in one Rhizobium bangladeshense window:
- a CDS encoding AbrB/MazE/SpoVT family DNA-binding domain-containing protein — translation MRVTEKGQVTIPKDIRDRLKIGPGSEVDFIADEKGARLVVLSSRPEASQDDFESWLDSMSGTLDTGGMTTEKFMEWLRGPRDDLGSY, via the coding sequence ATGCGCGTGACGGAAAAGGGTCAGGTGACCATTCCTAAGGACATCAGGGACCGTTTGAAGATTGGCCCGGGATCCGAGGTGGATTTCATCGCCGATGAAAAGGGTGCCCGGCTCGTCGTTCTTTCCAGCCGCCCGGAAGCGTCGCAGGACGATTTTGAGTCCTGGCTCGACAGCATGAGCGGTACCCTCGACACCGGCGGCATGACGACAGAGAAATTCATGGAATGGCTGAGGGGACCGCGCGATGACCTCGGTTCTTATTGA
- a CDS encoding virulence factor family protein encodes MIRTILLATACACMLAAAPADAAEETKQSFETGLIPSPHIFLPEGEVKGTVMLISDAAGWGDFEKAEADRLVSEGAVVIGVDFPSYAGALNRYDVSLNDGCVYMVSDIESLSQQVQRATGNNAYHLPIVAGIGEGGALALAIAAQTPDATIGQTLAIDPKAGISLAKELCTPASKQVVGGRTVYGLNDGALPDPVITVFTPNADKDGRAHAEALKKAHPEIEIRDSTDDAQTVFGDTLDDLVTASGAFGNPLGLPLAVLEATPAFDTMAVIYSGDGGWRDIDKEVGGTLQKEGIPVVGVDSLHYFWSERKPEETASDLSKIIDFYRKQWKVKHVLLVGYSFGADVVPATYQLLKPAEKSSVVQLSLLSLSHEVDYVISVLGWLGQKTEGAAGDPVADLKNVDPKLVQCIYGKDDDDDVACPAVRDSGAEVIELPGDHHFDENYDLLTKTIIDGLKKRLQH; translated from the coding sequence ATGATCAGGACAATCCTTCTAGCCACGGCATGCGCCTGCATGCTCGCGGCCGCACCGGCTGATGCCGCCGAAGAGACCAAGCAGAGCTTCGAAACCGGGCTCATTCCGTCGCCGCACATTTTCCTGCCGGAAGGGGAGGTGAAGGGCACGGTAATGCTGATCTCAGATGCCGCAGGCTGGGGCGATTTTGAGAAGGCCGAGGCCGACAGGCTCGTCTCCGAGGGGGCTGTCGTCATCGGCGTCGACTTTCCCTCCTACGCGGGGGCACTTAACCGCTATGACGTCAGCCTCAACGACGGCTGTGTCTATATGGTCTCGGACATCGAGTCGCTAAGCCAGCAGGTCCAGCGTGCGACCGGCAACAATGCCTATCACCTGCCGATCGTTGCAGGCATTGGCGAGGGCGGGGCCCTGGCGTTGGCGATCGCTGCGCAGACGCCGGATGCGACGATCGGCCAGACGCTTGCGATCGATCCTAAAGCAGGCATTTCGCTCGCCAAGGAGCTTTGTACGCCCGCTTCCAAACAGGTGGTCGGGGGACGCACGGTCTATGGTCTCAACGATGGAGCGTTGCCGGATCCAGTTATCACGGTCTTCACGCCCAACGCGGACAAAGACGGCAGGGCGCATGCCGAGGCGCTGAAGAAGGCCCATCCCGAAATCGAGATCCGCGATTCCACCGACGATGCGCAGACGGTATTTGGCGATACTCTCGATGATCTCGTCACCGCCTCCGGCGCCTTCGGCAATCCGCTCGGCCTGCCGCTGGCGGTGCTCGAGGCGACGCCTGCCTTCGATACGATGGCGGTGATCTATTCCGGCGACGGCGGCTGGCGCGACATCGACAAGGAAGTCGGCGGCACGCTGCAGAAGGAAGGCATTCCCGTGGTCGGCGTCGATTCGCTTCATTATTTCTGGTCGGAGCGCAAGCCGGAGGAGACAGCAAGCGATCTCTCGAAGATTATCGACTTCTACCGCAAGCAGTGGAAGGTGAAGCATGTGCTGCTCGTCGGCTATTCTTTCGGCGCCGACGTCGTGCCCGCGACCTATCAGCTTCTCAAGCCAGCCGAGAAGTCCTCGGTGGTGCAGTTGTCGCTGCTGTCGCTCTCGCACGAAGTCGATTACGTCATCTCCGTTCTTGGTTGGCTTGGCCAGAAAACGGAAGGGGCGGCAGGCGATCCGGTCGCCGACCTGAAAAACGTCGATCCGAAGCTCGTGCAGTGCATCTATGGCAAGGATGATGATGACGATGTCGCCTGTCCGGCGGTGAGGGATAGCGGGGCCGAGGTCATCGAGTTGCCTGGCGACCATCACTTCGATGAGAATTACGACCTCCTGACCAAGACGATCATCGACGGGCTGAAAAAGCGGCTACAACATTAA
- a CDS encoding YebC/PmpR family DNA-binding transcriptional regulator, whose product MAGHSQFKNIMHRKGRQDAVRSKMFSKLAREITVAAKAGLPDPSMNARLRLAIQNAKAQSMPKDNIDRAIKKAAGAEGENYDEVRYEGYGPGGTAIIVEALTDNRNRTASNVRSIFTKAGGALGETGSVSFSFDHVGEITYKLSVGDADMVMEAAIEAGADDVETDEEGHYITCAFEALGEVSKALEASLGEAETVKAVWRAQNNVPVDEEKAQSLMKLIDSLEDDDDVQNVYSNFEVSEEVLAKLSA is encoded by the coding sequence ATGGCTGGCCATTCACAGTTTAAAAACATTATGCACCGCAAAGGCCGTCAGGATGCCGTGCGTTCGAAAATGTTCTCCAAGCTTGCGCGCGAAATCACCGTTGCGGCCAAGGCCGGCCTGCCCGACCCGTCGATGAACGCCCGTCTTCGCCTGGCAATCCAGAACGCCAAGGCCCAGTCCATGCCGAAGGACAATATCGACCGCGCCATCAAGAAGGCCGCCGGCGCCGAAGGCGAGAACTATGATGAAGTCCGCTACGAGGGTTATGGCCCGGGCGGCACGGCGATCATCGTCGAGGCCCTGACCGACAATCGCAACCGCACCGCTTCCAACGTCCGCTCGATCTTCACCAAGGCCGGCGGCGCTCTTGGGGAAACCGGTTCCGTTTCCTTCTCCTTCGATCATGTCGGCGAAATTACCTACAAACTTTCCGTTGGCGACGCCGACATGGTGATGGAAGCCGCGATCGAGGCCGGGGCCGACGACGTCGAGACAGACGAGGAGGGCCACTACATCACCTGCGCCTTTGAAGCCCTCGGTGAAGTGTCGAAAGCGCTGGAGGCAAGCCTCGGCGAAGCAGAAACCGTCAAGGCCGTCTGGCGCGCCCAGAACAACGTGCCGGTGGACGAGGAAAAGGCGCAGTCGCTGATGAAGCTGATCGACTCGCTCGAAGACGACGATGACGTGCAGAACGTCTATTCAAACTTCGAGGTCTCGGAAGAGGTCCTGGCGAAGCTTTCGGCCTGA
- the ruvC gene encoding crossover junction endodeoxyribonuclease RuvC yields MQNTIRIIGIDPGLRRTGWGIIETLGNSLRFVASGTVTSDSEMDLASRLCQLHDGLADIVHAHKPDEAAVEQTFVNKDAVATLKLGQARGIAMLVPARAGLPVSEYAPNAVKKAVIGVGHGEKQQIHMMLKILMPKVAFKGDDAADALAIAICHAHNRGGSRMRQALVG; encoded by the coding sequence ATGCAAAATACGATTCGCATCATTGGCATTGATCCTGGTCTTCGCCGCACTGGCTGGGGAATTATCGAGACATTGGGCAATTCCCTGAGGTTCGTGGCGTCGGGAACCGTGACATCCGATAGCGAGATGGACCTCGCCTCCCGCCTCTGCCAGTTGCATGACGGCCTCGCCGATATCGTCCACGCTCACAAGCCGGATGAAGCCGCCGTCGAACAGACCTTCGTCAACAAGGATGCCGTGGCGACCCTGAAGCTCGGCCAGGCCCGCGGCATCGCCATGCTGGTGCCGGCACGCGCCGGACTGCCGGTCTCGGAATACGCACCGAACGCCGTGAAGAAGGCGGTCATCGGCGTCGGTCACGGCGAAAAGCAACAGATTCACATGATGTTGAAGATCCTGATGCCGAAGGTTGCATTCAAGGGCGATGACGCCGCCGACGCCTTGGCGATCGCCATTTGCCATGCTCACAATCGCGGCGGCAGCCGGATGCGTCAGGCATTGGTCGGATAA
- the ruvA gene encoding Holliday junction branch migration protein RuvA, whose amino-acid sequence MIGKLKGTIDEIGEDYVLVDVHGVCYVAYCSARTLSKLGSAGEACVLFIETYVREDQLRLFGFITALEREWFNLLQSVQGVGAKVALAVLSTLTPGELANAIALQDRAAVSRAPGVGPKVAMRLVTELKNRAPAYAGEAINIALKQELGEGVAAAPVADAVSALTNLGYSRDQAANAVAAAMKAAGEGADSAKLIRLGLKELAR is encoded by the coding sequence ATGATCGGCAAGCTGAAAGGCACCATAGACGAGATCGGCGAAGACTATGTGCTCGTTGATGTGCACGGTGTCTGCTACGTCGCCTATTGCTCGGCGCGAACCCTGTCCAAGCTCGGATCGGCGGGCGAAGCCTGTGTGCTTTTCATCGAAACTTATGTGCGCGAGGATCAGTTGAGGCTCTTCGGCTTCATAACGGCGCTGGAAAGGGAATGGTTCAACCTGCTGCAGAGCGTCCAGGGCGTCGGCGCCAAGGTGGCGCTCGCCGTGCTCTCGACGCTGACGCCGGGCGAACTTGCCAATGCGATCGCCCTCCAGGACCGCGCCGCCGTCTCGCGCGCACCGGGCGTCGGCCCGAAAGTGGCGATGCGGCTCGTCACCGAGCTCAAGAACCGGGCGCCGGCCTATGCCGGCGAAGCGATCAATATCGCCCTCAAGCAGGAACTCGGCGAAGGCGTCGCTGCCGCACCGGTTGCCGATGCGGTTTCTGCATTGACCAATCTCGGCTACAGCAGAGACCAGGCGGCAAATGCCGTTGCCGCGGCGATGAAAGCGGCCGGCGAAGGCGCCGATAGCGCCAAGCTGATCAGGCTGGGTTTGAAGGAATTGGCGCGGTGA
- a CDS encoding DinB family protein, with translation MPTFDPVRSFRKLAYNNALANRRLLQACAALKPGEFEAPRTSFFPSIKATLNHIITVDWFYVDAMEGGTLGLKAFEVDEPFDDVGSLAEAQARIDHRLTALCQALTPEKLVSTVSLDRGDRIQKERLEDVLAHLFQHQTHHRGQVHAMLAGTSVAPPQLDEFIVADDARYRGKELAEFGWNEETLMR, from the coding sequence ATGCCGACCTTCGATCCCGTCAGGTCATTTCGCAAACTCGCTTATAATAATGCCCTTGCCAACCGCCGCCTGCTTCAGGCCTGCGCTGCATTGAAGCCCGGCGAGTTCGAAGCCCCGCGCACGAGCTTCTTCCCGTCAATTAAGGCAACTTTGAACCACATCATCACGGTCGACTGGTTCTATGTCGACGCGATGGAAGGCGGCACTCTCGGGCTCAAGGCCTTCGAGGTCGACGAACCTTTCGATGACGTTGGATCGCTGGCTGAAGCGCAGGCAAGGATCGACCATCGCCTGACGGCACTTTGCCAGGCGCTGACTCCAGAGAAGCTGGTCTCCACCGTCAGTCTCGATCGTGGTGACCGCATCCAGAAGGAGCGGCTGGAAGACGTGCTCGCCCACCTTTTCCAGCACCAGACCCATCATCGCGGCCAGGTGCATGCGATGCTCGCCGGAACCAGCGTCGCCCCGCCGCAGCTCGACGAATTCATCGTAGCCGACGACGCGAGATATCGCGGCAAGGAACTCGCCGAATTCGGTTGGAACGAAGAAACGCTGATGCGTTAA
- the ruvB gene encoding Holliday junction branch migration DNA helicase RuvB, whose protein sequence is MSEPARLISPEKRGEDLDVTLRPQSLDEFTGQAEARANLKIFIEAAKNRGEALDHVLFVGPPGLGKTTLAQIMAKELGVNFRSTSGPVIAKAGDLAALLTNLEERDVLFIDEIHRLNPAVEEILYPAMEDFQLDLIIGEGPAARSVKIDLSKFTLVAATTRLGLLTTPLRDRFGIPVRLSFYTVEELELIVRRGARLMNLPMTDEGAREIARRARGTPRIAGRLLRRVRDFAEVARAEAVTREIADEALTRLLVDNVGLDQLDKRYLNMIAVNFGGGPVGIETIAAGLSEPRDAIEDIIEPYMIQQGFIQRTPRGRVLTAIAWKHLGMQPPKDMEAAQFRLFQEDD, encoded by the coding sequence ATGAGTGAACCCGCCCGCCTGATATCGCCGGAAAAGCGGGGCGAAGACCTTGATGTGACGTTGCGCCCGCAATCGCTGGACGAGTTTACCGGCCAGGCCGAGGCGCGCGCCAATCTCAAGATCTTCATCGAGGCGGCCAAAAACCGCGGCGAGGCGCTCGACCATGTACTCTTCGTCGGACCGCCCGGACTCGGCAAAACGACGCTGGCGCAGATCATGGCCAAGGAGCTCGGCGTCAACTTCCGATCGACCTCAGGCCCGGTGATCGCCAAGGCCGGCGACCTCGCCGCCCTGCTCACCAATCTCGAAGAGCGTGACGTGCTCTTCATCGATGAAATTCACCGCCTCAATCCCGCCGTCGAGGAAATCCTCTATCCTGCTATGGAGGATTTCCAGCTCGACCTCATCATCGGCGAAGGCCCTGCCGCCCGCTCGGTGAAGATCGATCTGTCGAAATTCACACTCGTCGCCGCCACCACCCGCCTCGGCCTGTTGACGACACCGTTGCGCGATCGTTTCGGCATCCCGGTGCGGCTCAGCTTCTATACTGTCGAAGAGCTGGAACTGATCGTGCGCCGCGGCGCGCGGCTGATGAACCTGCCGATGACCGATGAGGGCGCACGCGAGATCGCCAGGCGCGCCCGCGGCACGCCGCGTATCGCCGGCCGGCTGCTGCGGCGCGTGCGCGATTTCGCCGAAGTGGCAAGGGCCGAGGCCGTCACCCGCGAGATCGCCGATGAGGCGCTGACCCGCCTGCTGGTCGATAATGTCGGCCTCGATCAGCTCGACAAGCGCTACCTCAACATGATCGCCGTCAACTTCGGCGGCGGCCCGGTCGGTATCGAAACCATCGCCGCCGGCCTTTCCGAGCCGCGCGACGCGATCGAGGATATCATCGAGCCCTATATGATCCAGCAGGGTTTCATTCAGCGCACGCCACGCGGCCGTGTTCTGACCGCAATCGCGTGGAAGCATCTGGGAATGCAGCCGCCAAAGGACATGGAGGCTGCGCAGTTCCGGCTGTTCCAGGAGGACGACTGA
- a CDS encoding LLM class flavin-dependent oxidoreductase, giving the protein MVPFSILDLSPVAEGSTVRQSLESSARMAQKAEEFGYKRFWLAEHHGMPGIASAATAVVIGHVGAATKRIRIGSGGVMLPNHSPLVIAEQFGTLEALFPGRIDLGLGRAPGTDMRTAQALRRNLEAGANSFPNDVVELQQLLGTPVENQAILAVPGSGSHIPIWLLGSSLYSAQLAAMLGLPYAFASHFAPDMLLDAIAIYRDRFQPSTTLDKPHVMVGVMGAVAATDEEARYHFTSAQQQFVNLRRNVRGPFPRPVADMEGFWSPMEKMNVEHTLRYAVVGSPETAEAKLSEFLKETQADEVIISMPIHDIEARLKSVELFAGLGNFMRVAA; this is encoded by the coding sequence ATGGTTCCCTTCTCCATACTTGACCTTTCTCCCGTTGCCGAAGGCAGCACCGTGCGCCAGTCGCTCGAAAGCTCGGCGCGCATGGCTCAGAAGGCTGAAGAATTCGGTTACAAGCGCTTCTGGCTCGCCGAGCATCACGGCATGCCGGGAATCGCCAGCGCGGCGACCGCCGTCGTCATCGGCCATGTCGGCGCCGCCACCAAGCGCATTCGCATCGGCTCCGGCGGCGTCATGCTGCCCAATCATTCGCCCCTCGTGATTGCCGAACAGTTCGGCACGCTGGAGGCGCTCTTTCCCGGCCGCATCGATCTCGGCCTCGGGCGAGCGCCGGGAACGGACATGCGCACGGCACAGGCGCTGCGGCGCAATCTCGAGGCGGGCGCGAATAGCTTTCCGAATGACGTCGTGGAATTGCAGCAGCTTCTCGGCACGCCGGTCGAGAACCAAGCAATCCTAGCGGTCCCGGGCAGTGGTTCGCATATTCCGATCTGGCTGCTCGGCTCCAGCCTCTACAGCGCCCAGCTCGCCGCGATGCTTGGGCTTCCCTATGCCTTCGCCTCGCATTTCGCACCCGACATGCTGCTCGATGCGATCGCGATCTACCGCGACCGCTTCCAGCCCTCGACGACGCTCGACAAGCCCCATGTAATGGTCGGCGTCATGGGCGCGGTGGCGGCGACGGACGAGGAAGCACGCTACCATTTCACGTCGGCCCAGCAGCAATTCGTCAACCTGCGCCGCAATGTCCGTGGTCCCTTCCCACGCCCGGTGGCCGATATGGAAGGCTTCTGGTCGCCGATGGAGAAGATGAACGTCGAACACACGCTGCGTTACGCCGTGGTCGGCTCGCCGGAGACGGCGGAGGCGAAACTGTCGGAATTTCTCAAAGAGACGCAGGCCGACGAGGTGATCATCTCGATGCCGATTCATGATATCGAGGCGCGGCTGAAGTCGGTGGAACTGTTCGCAGGTCTTGGAAATTTCATGCGGGTCGCTGCGTAG
- a CDS encoding metallophosphoesterase: protein MITRRRFFKLVGGSVAGLMSLGGYALAYEPLARLSITRYRLTPPGWTPGLKLRIVALADLHACEPWMSVNRIAAICRKANELEGDVTVLLGDYASGMNMVTQYVHSSQWSKALATLQAPLGVHAIMGNHDWWEDRTAQKNGGMDTFGHRALANVGVSVYANRAVRLEKDGHGFWLAGLEDQLALLPGRKWGRKRMLGLDDLDGTMAQVTDNAPVILLAHEPDIFPRVPERVSLTLSGHTHGGQIRFLGRSPVVPSRYGNRYAYGHIVEQGRNIIVSGGLGCSIAPVRFGVPPEIVVIDLG, encoded by the coding sequence GTGATCACCCGCCGCAGATTTTTCAAGCTTGTCGGCGGCAGCGTCGCAGGCCTCATGTCGCTCGGTGGTTACGCCCTCGCCTATGAACCTCTCGCCCGGCTCAGCATCACCCGATACAGGCTGACACCACCGGGATGGACACCCGGCCTCAAGCTCCGCATCGTCGCCCTCGCCGATCTCCATGCCTGTGAACCCTGGATGTCGGTCAACCGCATTGCCGCGATCTGCCGCAAGGCGAACGAACTCGAAGGCGACGTGACCGTTCTTCTCGGCGATTATGCCTCGGGCATGAACATGGTGACGCAGTACGTGCATTCGAGCCAATGGTCCAAGGCGCTCGCCACCCTGCAGGCCCCGCTCGGGGTGCATGCGATCATGGGCAATCACGATTGGTGGGAGGATAGAACCGCCCAGAAGAACGGCGGGATGGACACCTTCGGACACCGGGCGCTCGCCAATGTGGGGGTTTCGGTATACGCCAATCGCGCCGTGCGGCTCGAAAAGGACGGACATGGCTTCTGGCTAGCGGGGCTAGAAGATCAGTTGGCGCTGCTGCCCGGCAGGAAATGGGGTCGCAAGCGCATGCTCGGCCTTGACGATCTCGATGGAACCATGGCTCAGGTCACTGACAACGCACCCGTCATCCTGCTCGCTCATGAGCCCGATATCTTTCCGCGCGTGCCCGAGCGCGTCTCGCTGACGCTGTCGGGCCACACGCATGGCGGACAGATCCGCTTCCTCGGTCGTTCGCCGGTCGTCCCCTCGCGTTACGGCAATCGCTACGCCTATGGCCATATCGTCGAACAAGGGCGTAACATCATCGTCTCCGGCGGCCTCGGCTGCTCCATTGCGCCGGTCCGCTTTGGCGTGCCGCCGGAAATCGTCGTGATCGATCTCGGATAG
- a CDS encoding methyl-accepting chemotaxis protein encodes MAQRFQSLSFKVIGTFILMTVVSIAVIDVLAYFASSRISDEQALKAKESVLIFRGDMLQDQLAQLENQANSIARIEALQMSITSLKSGWKTIQKTSGDARAELKKVFIEGNPNPADQREKLMKPEGPSGFYYSNHEQTQGEVARDLEGTAFSDLLIADLDGTVLYSYKKENDFAENLKSDAWKTTGAGEAFAKAIENTAKASDDAAPTGFSGLRVDAASGKPAIFYAVPIVKLGAAKGIFLFKVREDIVTSILGKGIIQGSTARTAIVSGDGSAVGLDANGRLAQLDATPFTFIKDALASSAMTVADFDRADGAARAYVRGIDYRGGRFLVVESVLLSELNAGSIEIATLLTMIGLGVLVVMAIATGLVTNFLFSPLARLAGVTRDVADGKLDSEIGSLNRKDEIGTMAKALARFRQSLIEGRELEAASEVTRLQAEQERQRNLAEREAEAKSLQQVVEALDEGLHHLAGGDLAYQIDNRFPNELESLRVNFNEALATLSETMTAIGGNSMAVRAGSEEMRTGADELAGRTERQAGSITETANAISAITQSVRRQIERAEQAERIARDAKKETTGSSQIMRETIAAMEAIQASSRQINTIISVIDDIAFQTNLLALNAGVEAARAGESGKGFAVVAMEVRELAQRSSSAAKEISSLLQKSTHEVESGVALVEKAGVALTGIGAHVEAINGQINEIMESTREEANTLREINNAVAELDAMTQQNASMVEETTAAIHRLATEAVEMDRQLGNFTLPQGHYRPSAEVHVLRRHR; translated from the coding sequence ATGGCTCAGAGATTTCAATCCCTGTCCTTCAAGGTTATTGGCACATTCATCCTGATGACCGTGGTGTCGATCGCGGTCATCGACGTGCTTGCCTATTTCGCCAGCAGCCGCATTTCGGACGAGCAGGCGCTGAAGGCCAAGGAAAGCGTGCTGATCTTCCGTGGCGACATGTTGCAGGACCAACTGGCGCAGCTCGAGAACCAGGCCAATTCCATTGCGCGCATCGAGGCGCTGCAGATGTCGATCACCAGCTTGAAGAGCGGCTGGAAGACAATCCAGAAGACTTCGGGCGATGCCCGCGCCGAGCTGAAGAAGGTTTTTATCGAGGGCAATCCCAACCCGGCCGATCAGCGCGAGAAGCTGATGAAACCGGAGGGACCGAGCGGTTTCTATTATTCGAACCATGAACAGACGCAGGGCGAAGTCGCCCGCGACCTCGAAGGTACTGCCTTCAGCGATTTGCTGATCGCCGATCTCGATGGTACCGTCCTTTATTCCTATAAGAAGGAGAACGACTTCGCCGAGAACCTGAAGTCGGACGCCTGGAAGACAACCGGCGCCGGCGAAGCCTTCGCCAAGGCGATCGAGAATACCGCCAAGGCGAGCGATGACGCCGCGCCGACAGGTTTTTCCGGCCTGCGCGTCGATGCCGCCAGCGGTAAACCGGCGATCTTCTATGCCGTGCCGATCGTCAAGCTCGGAGCGGCCAAGGGCATCTTCCTCTTCAAGGTGCGCGAGGACATCGTCACCAGCATTCTTGGCAAGGGCATCATCCAGGGGAGCACGGCGAGGACGGCAATCGTCTCCGGCGATGGTTCCGCGGTCGGTCTCGACGCGAACGGCAGGCTTGCGCAACTGGATGCGACGCCTTTCACCTTTATCAAGGACGCGCTCGCCAGCTCCGCGATGACCGTGGCCGATTTTGACAGGGCGGATGGTGCGGCCCGCGCCTATGTCCGTGGCATCGACTATCGCGGCGGCCGCTTTCTCGTGGTCGAGAGCGTGCTGCTCAGCGAGCTCAATGCCGGCTCTATCGAAATCGCCACTTTGCTCACGATGATTGGCTTGGGTGTGCTCGTCGTCATGGCGATCGCAACCGGACTCGTCACCAATTTCCTTTTTTCGCCGCTGGCGCGGCTTGCCGGCGTCACCCGCGATGTCGCCGATGGTAAGCTCGACAGCGAGATCGGCAGCCTGAACCGCAAGGACGAGATCGGCACGATGGCGAAAGCGCTTGCCCGCTTCCGGCAGTCGCTTATCGAAGGCCGCGAACTCGAAGCGGCAAGCGAAGTGACACGCCTGCAGGCCGAGCAGGAGCGCCAGCGGAATCTCGCCGAGCGGGAGGCCGAGGCGAAGTCGCTGCAGCAGGTGGTGGAAGCGCTCGACGAGGGCCTGCATCATCTGGCAGGCGGCGATCTCGCCTACCAGATCGACAACCGCTTCCCGAACGAGCTCGAAAGCCTGCGCGTCAATTTCAACGAGGCGCTCGCAACACTCAGCGAAACCATGACGGCGATCGGCGGCAACTCGATGGCGGTGCGCGCCGGCTCCGAGGAGATGCGCACGGGCGCCGACGAGCTTGCCGGGCGCACGGAACGGCAGGCCGGCTCGATCACCGAGACGGCGAACGCGATCAGCGCCATCACTCAGTCCGTCCGCCGCCAGATCGAGCGGGCCGAACAGGCCGAGCGCATCGCCCGCGACGCGAAGAAGGAGACGACCGGCTCCAGCCAGATCATGCGGGAGACGATTGCGGCGATGGAGGCGATCCAGGCCTCCTCGCGCCAGATCAACACGATCATATCGGTCATCGACGACATCGCCTTCCAGACCAACCTCCTGGCGCTCAATGCCGGCGTCGAAGCGGCGCGCGCGGGAGAATCGGGCAAAGGCTTTGCCGTCGTCGCTATGGAAGTCCGGGAACTCGCCCAACGCTCATCGAGCGCGGCAAAGGAAATCTCCAGCCTGCTGCAGAAGTCGACGCATGAGGTCGAAAGCGGCGTTGCCTTGGTCGAAAAGGCCGGCGTTGCCCTGACCGGCATCGGCGCCCATGTCGAGGCGATCAACGGGCAGATCAACGAGATCATGGAATCGACCCGCGAGGAGGCCAATACCTTGCGCGAGATCAACAACGCCGTGGCCGAACTCGATGCGATGACGCAGCAGAACGCCTCAATGGTCGAGGAGACGACGGCGGCAATCCACCGGCTGGCGACGGAAGCTGTGGAAATGGACCGCCAGCTCGGCAATTTCACGCTGCCGCAGGGGCATTACAGGCCGAGCGCAGAGGTTCATGTGCTGCGTCGTCACCGGTGA
- a CDS encoding type II toxin-antitoxin system VapC family toxin, with protein sequence MTSVLIDTNIFIDIFGPDNPFREWSARALSALRPDSQFIMTPVVWAELASMTPREETLAFLLSRLNLIREALPFSAAYRAGMAHAQYRRGGGLRERTLPEFFIGAHALVRSHRLLTRDGARYSSYFPELEIISPETHP encoded by the coding sequence ATGACCTCGGTTCTTATTGATACGAACATCTTCATCGACATCTTCGGCCCTGACAACCCCTTCAGGGAATGGTCCGCGCGCGCCTTGAGCGCATTGCGGCCGGATTCACAATTCATCATGACGCCGGTCGTCTGGGCGGAGCTGGCAAGCATGACCCCACGTGAGGAAACTCTTGCATTTCTCCTGTCACGGTTAAACCTGATCCGTGAGGCTTTGCCGTTTTCTGCCGCTTATCGCGCAGGCATGGCGCACGCACAGTATCGAAGAGGCGGCGGCTTGCGCGAGCGCACTCTGCCGGAGTTCTTCATCGGTGCACATGCCCTCGTTCGATCGCATCGCCTTTTGACGCGTGATGGCGCGCGCTACAGCTCCTATTTCCCGGAGCTCGAAATCATTTCCCCCGAAACGCACCCTTGA